The proteins below are encoded in one region of Candidatus Planktophila lacus:
- a CDS encoding CoA-acylating methylmalonate-semialdehyde dehydrogenase, which produces MTTTVGHWIDNKEVPSTSGRTAPVYDPALGVETKRVALANAAEINAAIASAKKAFPGWSKTSLAARQQIVFKFRELLNAKKGELAEIITSEHGKVLSDALGEITRGQEVVEFAVGMPQLIKGYYSENVSTGVDVYSTRQALGVVGIISPFNFPAMVPMWFYPIAIAAGNTVVLKPSEKDPTASIWIAKLWKEAGLPDGVFNVLNGDKESVDGLLHSPDVESISFVGSTPIARYIYEECAKAGKRVQSLGGAKNHMLVLPDADLELVADSAINAGFGSAGERCMAISVVVAVEPVADALIEKIVSRMDKLRTGDGRRGCDMGPLVTKEHRDKVAGYIDIAIKDGAKVVVDGRGVKADGEAAGFWLGPTLIDQVPTTSSVYKDEIFGPVLSVVRVKTYDEGVALINSGAFGNGTAIFTNDGGAARRFQNEIQVGMVGINVPIPVPVAYYSFGGWKQSLFGDTKAHGEEGVHFFTRGKAITSRWLDPSHGGINLGFPQN; this is translated from the coding sequence ATGACTACAACTGTTGGACACTGGATTGATAATAAAGAGGTACCAAGCACATCAGGACGCACCGCTCCTGTCTATGACCCTGCTTTAGGTGTTGAGACAAAGCGCGTTGCGCTGGCAAATGCGGCAGAGATCAACGCTGCTATCGCATCTGCGAAGAAAGCATTTCCTGGTTGGTCGAAGACTTCACTAGCAGCGCGTCAACAGATCGTCTTTAAATTCCGCGAACTTCTAAATGCTAAAAAGGGCGAGCTCGCCGAGATCATCACGAGCGAGCACGGAAAAGTTTTATCTGATGCTCTCGGTGAAATTACCCGTGGCCAAGAAGTAGTCGAGTTTGCAGTTGGAATGCCACAACTTATTAAGGGTTACTACTCCGAAAACGTTTCAACCGGTGTGGATGTTTACTCAACTCGTCAGGCACTTGGCGTTGTTGGAATTATCTCTCCATTTAACTTCCCAGCGATGGTTCCGATGTGGTTCTACCCAATCGCAATCGCTGCCGGAAACACAGTTGTATTGAAGCCATCTGAGAAAGATCCAACTGCATCAATCTGGATCGCCAAGCTTTGGAAAGAGGCGGGTCTGCCTGATGGCGTATTTAACGTTTTGAATGGCGATAAAGAATCTGTAGATGGTTTGTTGCACTCCCCTGATGTTGAATCAATTTCATTCGTTGGTTCAACTCCAATTGCGCGTTATATCTACGAAGAATGTGCCAAGGCTGGAAAGCGCGTGCAATCACTTGGTGGCGCCAAGAACCATATGTTGGTCTTGCCAGATGCTGACCTCGAACTAGTTGCAGATTCAGCGATCAACGCAGGCTTCGGTTCAGCTGGAGAACGTTGCATGGCGATCTCAGTTGTCGTTGCAGTTGAGCCAGTTGCAGATGCCTTGATCGAGAAGATCGTTTCTCGTATGGACAAGTTGCGCACCGGTGATGGTCGCCGCGGATGCGATATGGGTCCACTTGTTACTAAAGAACACCGTGACAAGGTTGCTGGCTACATTGATATTGCAATTAAAGATGGTGCAAAGGTTGTTGTTGATGGTCGCGGCGTAAAGGCCGATGGCGAGGCTGCTGGTTTCTGGCTTGGGCCAACCCTGATCGACCAGGTACCAACTACTTCAAGTGTTTATAAGGATGAAATCTTCGGACCAGTCCTTTCTGTTGTTCGCGTAAAGACATACGACGAAGGCGTTGCGCTAATTAATAGCGGTGCATTCGGCAACGGAACTGCGATCTTTACAAATGATGGTGGCGCAGCGCGTCGCTTCCAGAACGAGATTCAAGTTGGCATGGTCGGAATTAACGTTCCAATCCCTGTACCAGTTGCTTACTACTCATTCGGTGGTTGGAAGCAATCGTTATTTGGTGACACCAAAGCGCACGGTGAAGAAGGCGTGCACTTCTTTACTCGCGGCAAAGCGATCACTAGCCGCTGGTTAGATCCAAGCCATGGTGGAATCAACCTCGGCTTTCCCCAGAATTAA
- a CDS encoding ABC transporter permease, which yields MKHLTKRNIYILLAVAATAFFYSRDADITTSVYATGTAFALPLALAAMVGIMCERTGIVNIGIEGTMLISAFVAFFVSYLTQNIVIGLIAALMVGALMGFILALMAVSWRMDQIIAGTIINILATGLTSFLYVQGKTIPSVFQSFEIPLLSKIPFFGQVLFIHGALTFIGLAVILILYVGIYHTPWGLRSRAVGEHPSSADTAGVSVARLRYINVTIAGAIGALAGAYLALELVGSFERGFIAGKGFTALALMIFGRWNPLGALAAALFFGLTQAYASQLMIDQVVNIPSQFTAALPYVLTIVVLTISAGKVRPPAAEGQPYEKGQ from the coding sequence ATGAAACACCTCACCAAGCGCAATATTTATATCTTGCTCGCAGTTGCAGCAACAGCTTTCTTCTACTCTCGTGACGCAGATATAACAACTTCCGTTTACGCAACAGGTACTGCTTTCGCACTCCCCCTTGCACTCGCAGCGATGGTCGGAATCATGTGCGAACGTACCGGTATCGTAAATATTGGTATTGAGGGAACGATGCTTATCTCAGCATTCGTCGCCTTCTTTGTTTCTTATCTAACCCAGAACATCGTGATCGGACTCATCGCCGCTCTCATGGTTGGTGCGCTGATGGGCTTTATCTTGGCGTTGATGGCAGTTTCTTGGCGCATGGATCAGATTATCGCCGGAACTATTATCAATATTTTGGCGACTGGACTGACTTCATTTCTCTACGTTCAGGGAAAGACAATTCCTTCGGTCTTCCAATCATTTGAAATTCCACTTCTCTCCAAGATTCCATTCTTTGGACAAGTTCTCTTTATCCACGGCGCACTTACCTTCATAGGTCTTGCGGTAATTCTGATTCTCTATGTCGGGATTTATCACACGCCTTGGGGCTTGCGCTCTCGTGCAGTTGGCGAACACCCATCTAGCGCTGACACTGCAGGTGTTTCAGTAGCTCGCCTGCGCTATATAAATGTCACGATCGCAGGTGCGATCGGTGCACTTGCTGGCGCATACCTGGCACTCGAACTAGTTGGTTCATTTGAACGCGGCTTTATCGCAGGTAAGGGCTTTACCGCACTCGCTTTGATGATCTTCGGTCGCTGGAATCCACTCGGTGCACTTGCGGCAGCGCTCTTCTTCGGGCTGACTCAGGCTTACGCCAGCCAGTTGATGATCGATCAGGTTGTAAATATTCCTTCACAATTTACCGCGGCACTTCCATATGTTTTAACGATCGTTGTCTTAACAATTTCTGCCGGCAAGGTGCGACCACCTGCCGCAGAAGGTCAACCATATGAGAAGGGACAGTAA
- a CDS encoding ABC transporter permease — MSETKSIKTDLEKTDKKFDVGSWLIPIIAVFIALFIGGILIKLQGLDPVVAYKSLFKTAFGSIEGIGATLGKSTPLVLSGLAVAVGLRAGLFNIGAQGQLLSGSLAAAWAGVTFDGLPGYIHIPVALIIGAFFGSIVAAISGLLKAYRGVHEVITTIMLNSIVMAIADYLASGKLREPGQFLTRTSEIAESARLPIIGNLPSGFFIAVILGVFIWWVLGRTTSGFRIETVGRNRHAAWYSGISVKRTVVSAMVVSGAIAGLGGAIETLGITYRYAPAFNLGLGFDGITIALLGRVHPIGIIPGAILIGGMRAGAANMQFDAGVAPEIVDLLMALILLFVTAPLITRFFKNSSNKSMTSGWGN; from the coding sequence ATGAGCGAGACGAAATCCATAAAAACCGATCTGGAAAAGACAGATAAAAAGTTTGATGTTGGCTCTTGGTTAATTCCAATAATTGCAGTTTTTATTGCGCTCTTTATTGGCGGAATATTAATAAAGTTGCAAGGACTCGATCCAGTTGTTGCTTACAAGTCACTCTTTAAAACCGCCTTTGGCTCCATTGAAGGAATTGGAGCAACTCTCGGCAAATCAACTCCTCTTGTCTTAAGCGGACTCGCAGTTGCAGTTGGTTTACGCGCTGGCTTATTTAATATCGGCGCTCAAGGACAACTTCTCTCTGGTTCACTTGCTGCGGCTTGGGCCGGCGTTACCTTTGATGGTCTTCCTGGCTACATTCACATTCCAGTTGCGTTGATAATCGGCGCATTCTTCGGATCAATTGTTGCTGCAATTTCAGGGCTGTTAAAGGCCTACCGCGGTGTCCATGAAGTTATCACAACGATCATGCTTAACAGTATTGTGATGGCAATTGCCGATTATTTGGCATCAGGAAAATTGCGCGAACCAGGTCAATTCTTAACGCGAACTTCAGAGATCGCCGAAAGTGCAAGGCTTCCGATCATTGGAAACTTGCCTTCAGGATTCTTTATCGCAGTAATCCTTGGCGTCTTTATCTGGTGGGTTCTAGGTCGCACAACCAGCGGTTTCCGAATCGAAACCGTTGGTCGCAACCGCCATGCCGCTTGGTATTCAGGTATCTCGGTAAAGCGCACAGTTGTATCAGCGATGGTCGTATCTGGTGCAATAGCTGGATTAGGTGGAGCGATCGAAACTTTGGGTATCACCTACCGCTACGCACCAGCATTTAACTTAGGTTTGGGATTTGATGGAATCACAATTGCACTGCTGGGCCGCGTTCATCCGATTGGAATTATTCCGGGCGCAATCTTGATTGGTGGCATGCGGGCAGGTGCTGCCAATATGCAATTTGATGCCGGTGTTGCCCCAGAAATTGTTGATCTCTTGATGGCGCTGATTCTGCTCTTTGTCACAGCGCCTTTAATTACCCGTTTCTTTAAAAACAGCTCAAATAAATCTATGACTAGCGGATGGGGTAACTAA
- a CDS encoding S-methyl-5'-thioinosine phosphorylase gives MKIAIIAGTGFYNLPALEGQSPTTVDTTYGQAVITTGKWHGAEVAFLTRHGVNHTVPPSQVNYRANIQALKNWGAELVIGVNVVGGVDKKLKPGALQLVDDFIDFTHGRADTFFDGVQEGGVQHIDMTYIYDKKIQKALAKSAKKADIKLHEGGIYAVYNGPRFESPAEIRMCAMLGVTVVGMTGVPEATLAREAGLRYAAIAAVANPAAGLSKEEISHEGVGEVIKGCAGNVITIIDGAIKILAS, from the coding sequence TTGAAGATCGCAATCATCGCTGGCACAGGTTTCTACAACCTTCCAGCGCTCGAAGGCCAATCCCCTACAACTGTCGATACCACTTACGGCCAGGCAGTTATCACGACTGGAAAATGGCATGGCGCAGAAGTTGCTTTCTTAACTCGCCATGGCGTTAACCACACCGTGCCACCTAGCCAAGTTAACTATCGCGCAAATATTCAAGCGCTAAAGAACTGGGGCGCAGAGCTCGTTATCGGCGTAAACGTTGTTGGCGGCGTCGATAAGAAGTTAAAGCCGGGTGCATTGCAGTTAGTTGATGATTTCATCGACTTCACTCATGGTCGCGCAGATACCTTCTTTGATGGTGTCCAAGAAGGCGGCGTTCAACATATTGATATGACCTATATCTATGACAAGAAGATTCAAAAGGCGCTTGCAAAATCTGCGAAGAAAGCAGATATCAAATTGCACGAAGGTGGAATCTACGCCGTCTATAACGGTCCCCGTTTTGAATCACCGGCCGAAATCCGCATGTGCGCCATGTTGGGTGTAACCGTGGTTGGAATGACTGGTGTACCTGAAGCTACGTTGGCACGTGAAGCAGGGCTTCGTTACGCCGCAATCGCAGCTGTTGCCAACCCGGCAGCAGGCCTTTCTAAGGAAGAGATTAGCCATGAAGGCGTCGGTGAAGTCATCAAGGGTTGTGCCGGAAATGTAATCACGATCATTGATGGTGCGATAAAAATCCTGGCTTCGTAG
- a CDS encoding BMP family ABC transporter substrate-binding protein, which translates to MIKRISAITAALALATVGFIVPANAATTEADCGKAGEFCVGLVTDLGKIDDKSFNQAAWEGAVAGAKKAGGFAKYIETTDSKDYAKNIKLFADKGYNAIVTVGFLMGDASAAAAKLYPKIKFIGVDQFNASTETNYTGLIFDEDKAGFLAGYLAGYLTKTNKVGAVFGMKEVLPVRKFGEGYEGGIAYAAKQRSKKIKSTVVYHAAGDNAFSDPAWGATTANQLLTQGYDVIFGAGGSTGNGAIGKVAQKAGALCIGVDIDQYYTVPEAKSCLVTSAEKKLVLGVATLVGQAKAGTIKGGNYTGQVGLAPHHDLDSKVPAAVKVRLKKTTTGVLAGSIPTGFKG; encoded by the coding sequence TTGATTAAGAGAATTTCAGCCATTACAGCTGCACTCGCTCTTGCAACAGTTGGCTTCATTGTTCCAGCAAATGCTGCAACAACAGAAGCAGATTGCGGTAAGGCTGGCGAATTTTGCGTTGGTCTCGTAACTGACCTTGGAAAGATTGACGACAAGTCATTCAACCAAGCAGCATGGGAAGGCGCTGTAGCAGGCGCTAAGAAAGCCGGCGGTTTCGCTAAGTACATCGAAACTACAGATTCAAAAGATTATGCAAAGAACATCAAACTTTTCGCTGACAAGGGTTACAACGCAATCGTAACTGTCGGCTTCTTGATGGGTGATGCTTCAGCAGCTGCTGCAAAGCTTTATCCAAAGATCAAGTTCATCGGTGTTGATCAGTTCAACGCATCAACAGAAACTAACTACACAGGTTTGATCTTCGACGAAGATAAGGCTGGCTTCTTGGCCGGTTACCTCGCTGGATACCTAACAAAGACCAATAAGGTCGGCGCAGTATTCGGTATGAAGGAAGTACTTCCTGTTCGCAAGTTCGGTGAAGGATACGAAGGCGGAATTGCATACGCAGCAAAGCAGCGCAGCAAGAAGATCAAGTCAACTGTTGTTTACCACGCAGCTGGCGATAACGCTTTCTCAGATCCAGCATGGGGCGCAACAACTGCTAACCAGCTACTTACACAGGGATACGACGTTATCTTCGGTGCAGGTGGATCAACTGGTAACGGTGCTATCGGCAAGGTAGCCCAAAAGGCTGGCGCGCTCTGCATCGGTGTTGACATCGATCAGTACTACACAGTTCCTGAAGCAAAGTCATGTCTCGTAACTTCTGCAGAGAAGAAGCTAGTACTTGGAGTTGCAACACTTGTTGGTCAGGCTAAGGCCGGAACAATCAAGGGCGGAAACTACACAGGTCAAGTTGGTCTCGCACCACACCACGACTTGGATTCAAAAGTTCCTGCAGCAGTCAAGGTACGTTTGAAGAAGACAACAACTGGCGTTCTTGCTGGTTCAATCCCAACTGGCTTCAAGGGTTAA
- the iolD gene encoding 3D-(3,5/4)-trihydroxycyclohexane-1,2-dione acylhydrolase (decyclizing), with the protein MATRKMSVGQAIVEFLAHQYTVDGTHRERTIQGVFGIFGHGNVAGIGQALKQLSTTDPDLMPYHQARNEQAMVHESSAYARMTRRRSTFACASSVGPGATNMLTGAAVATTNRLPVLLFPADTFANRVSDPVLQQLEQPYDLTMSVNDAFKPLSKFFDRINRPEQIFSSLLGAMRVLTDPAETGAVTICLPEDVQAETIEVPEEFLADREWHIRRPRPDAGVSAVAAKAIRSAKRPFIVAGGGVIYSDAHAALTKFVESTGIPVGVSQAGMGSLNWDHPQMCGSVGATGTTTSNRLAKDADLVIGIGTRYSDFTTASRTVFQNPDVKFININVTAFDAFKHGSAIPVVADAREALTELLQELNGYAVDAAYAKKIAEEKTTWNAIVDASFVDQKLAKPSQSEIIGAVQAATDPRDVLVGAAGSLPGDLHKLWRVRDPLGYHMEYAFSCMGYEIAAGLGVARADSSRTPVVMMGDGSYLMMHTELVTAVAEGLKFIVVLVQNHGFASIGHLSEDIGSQRFGTKYRFRDKKANNHETGDVLPVDLATNAESLGMNVIRIAETPNAIADLSAAMKLAKAHPTATLIHINSDPLLYAPGGEAWWEVPIPAVSTLESTQKAYAHYSEARKAQKRYFGKGASERD; encoded by the coding sequence ATGGCAACTCGCAAGATGAGCGTCGGTCAAGCAATCGTCGAATTCTTGGCACATCAATACACAGTTGATGGCACACATCGCGAGCGAACTATTCAGGGCGTCTTTGGAATCTTTGGACACGGCAACGTGGCAGGTATCGGACAAGCGCTAAAGCAGTTATCAACGACTGATCCAGATTTAATGCCGTACCACCAAGCGCGTAATGAACAAGCAATGGTTCACGAATCATCGGCATATGCACGTATGACTCGTCGTCGTTCTACCTTTGCTTGTGCATCATCAGTTGGGCCAGGAGCAACAAATATGCTCACAGGTGCCGCAGTTGCAACAACAAATCGTTTACCAGTGTTGCTCTTTCCTGCAGATACCTTTGCAAACCGGGTCTCTGATCCAGTTCTGCAGCAGTTAGAACAACCATATGACTTAACGATGTCGGTCAATGATGCATTTAAACCGCTATCTAAATTCTTCGATCGCATCAATCGCCCAGAACAAATCTTTAGTTCGCTGCTTGGCGCAATGCGTGTGTTGACCGATCCTGCTGAAACAGGTGCAGTAACTATCTGTCTTCCTGAAGATGTGCAGGCCGAAACGATTGAAGTTCCCGAAGAATTCTTAGCAGATCGCGAATGGCATATCCGCCGTCCACGCCCAGATGCTGGTGTCAGTGCAGTTGCTGCAAAGGCGATCCGCAGCGCAAAGCGTCCATTTATCGTTGCCGGTGGCGGAGTTATCTACTCTGATGCACATGCAGCGCTAACCAAGTTTGTTGAATCAACTGGCATTCCAGTTGGTGTATCACAAGCCGGAATGGGTTCGCTTAACTGGGATCACCCACAGATGTGCGGCTCTGTTGGTGCAACAGGTACAACTACTTCAAACCGTTTAGCAAAGGATGCTGATCTAGTAATTGGTATCGGCACTCGATATAGCGATTTCACAACCGCATCTCGCACCGTCTTCCAAAACCCAGATGTTAAATTTATCAATATCAACGTAACCGCCTTCGATGCCTTTAAGCATGGCAGCGCAATTCCGGTTGTTGCCGATGCGCGCGAGGCGTTAACTGAACTTTTACAAGAGCTAAATGGATATGCGGTAGATGCGGCATATGCCAAGAAGATTGCTGAAGAGAAGACAACCTGGAATGCCATTGTTGATGCATCTTTCGTTGATCAAAAGTTAGCAAAGCCAAGCCAGAGCGAGATCATTGGTGCGGTGCAGGCAGCAACAGATCCCCGCGATGTTCTGGTTGGCGCAGCAGGTTCACTTCCTGGTGATCTCCATAAGTTATGGCGGGTACGTGATCCACTTGGTTATCACATGGAATATGCCTTCTCATGTATGGGATATGAAATCGCAGCAGGTTTAGGTGTTGCTCGCGCTGATTCATCACGTACACCAGTTGTGATGATGGGCGATGGCTCTTACTTAATGATGCATACCGAACTCGTTACCGCGGTTGCAGAAGGCCTGAAATTTATTGTTGTTCTAGTGCAGAACCATGGCTTTGCATCTATCGGCCATCTCTCTGAAGATATTGGTTCGCAGCGCTTTGGTACCAAGTACCGCTTCCGCGATAAGAAAGCCAACAACCATGAGACCGGCGACGTCTTGCCAGTTGATCTTGCAACCAATGCCGAGAGCCTCGGAATGAATGTAATTCGCATCGCTGAAACTCCTAACGCCATTGCAGATCTATCTGCAGCGATGAAGCTGGCTAAAGCGCACCCAACTGCAACGCTGATCCATATCAATAGCGATCCACTGCTTTATGCACCGGGTGGAGAAGCGTGGTGGGAAGTTCCTATTCCTGCGGTATCTACTTTGGAAAGTACGCAGAAGGCATACGCGCATTATTCAGAGGCGCGCAAGGCGCAGAAGAGATACTTCGGTAAGGGCGCGAGCGAACGCGACTAG
- a CDS encoding ABC transporter ATP-binding protein, producing the protein MSALLEVTGVTKRYPGVVANDNVSLTVNAGEVVALLGENGAGKSTLLKAVFGLIKPDSGEIKIGGTPIVFGDTAGVISRGVGMVHQHFQLVPVMTVAENLILGDEPKRGLFINQKAARAEIIALSKRYGLEVDPDAVIEDLPVGMQQRVEILKALRKDVKLLILDEPTAVLTPQEIDELLGVIRNLAKSAVGVVLITHKLHEVMAVADRVVVLRGGKLVGTTTPKETDEAGLAQMMVGRSVVLQVNRTEAKRGAVVLEVKGLQVRDDRKILSVKGVDLVLHKGEILGVAGVEGNGQRELVEAICGMRHREAGEVLISGVASRDMAPHSVHEAGISHVPEDREKHGLVANYSIADNLVLNQFDQAPFAKGWIRNLGEVAKNAEQLVEKFDIRTPSAFNQASSLSGGNKQKVVVARELSQELPVLVAAQPTRGVDVGSIEFIHNQLISARDNGAGVLLVSAELDEILSLSDRIAVMSGGKIVAIVDSKDADRNYIGRLMAGLKE; encoded by the coding sequence ATGAGCGCTCTTCTTGAAGTAACTGGCGTAACCAAGCGCTATCCCGGAGTTGTTGCAAATGACAATGTTTCGCTAACTGTTAACGCTGGCGAAGTTGTTGCACTGCTTGGCGAAAATGGTGCTGGTAAATCAACGTTGCTAAAAGCAGTATTCGGTTTGATTAAGCCAGATTCTGGCGAGATCAAGATCGGTGGCACTCCAATCGTCTTCGGCGATACCGCAGGAGTTATCTCACGTGGCGTCGGTATGGTTCACCAGCACTTCCAGTTGGTACCGGTTATGACCGTTGCTGAAAACTTGATCTTGGGAGATGAACCAAAGCGCGGATTATTTATCAATCAGAAGGCAGCACGCGCAGAAATCATCGCGCTATCAAAGCGTTATGGCCTTGAAGTAGATCCTGATGCCGTAATCGAAGATCTGCCAGTTGGTATGCAGCAGCGCGTGGAAATTCTTAAGGCGCTGCGTAAAGATGTAAAGCTTTTGATTCTCGACGAGCCAACTGCTGTTCTAACTCCACAAGAGATTGATGAACTATTAGGTGTTATTCGTAACCTCGCTAAATCAGCTGTTGGCGTGGTCTTGATTACCCACAAACTCCACGAAGTTATGGCTGTAGCCGATCGCGTAGTCGTCTTACGCGGTGGAAAGCTAGTCGGAACAACAACTCCTAAGGAGACCGACGAAGCAGGCTTGGCGCAGATGATGGTGGGGCGCTCTGTTGTTCTGCAGGTCAATCGCACTGAGGCTAAGCGCGGCGCAGTTGTTCTAGAAGTTAAAGGGCTACAAGTTCGCGATGATCGCAAGATCTTGTCAGTTAAGGGAGTAGATCTCGTACTTCATAAAGGCGAGATTCTTGGTGTTGCAGGCGTGGAAGGAAATGGTCAGCGCGAATTAGTCGAAGCAATTTGCGGTATGCGCCATCGCGAGGCAGGCGAAGTTCTAATCAGCGGCGTTGCTTCTAGAGATATGGCCCCACATTCAGTACACGAAGCCGGTATTTCACATGTACCTGAAGATCGTGAAAAGCATGGTCTAGTCGCTAATTACTCGATCGCCGATAACTTGGTGTTAAACCAATTCGATCAAGCGCCTTTTGCTAAAGGTTGGATTCGAAACCTTGGCGAAGTTGCTAAGAATGCCGAACAACTTGTTGAGAAGTTCGATATCCGCACACCTTCAGCCTTTAATCAAGCGAGTTCACTCTCTGGTGGAAATAAGCAGAAAGTTGTTGTTGCTCGCGAACTAAGCCAAGAACTTCCAGTGTTGGTTGCCGCTCAACCAACTCGCGGTGTGGATGTTGGTTCAATCGAATTTATCCATAACCAGTTAATTTCAGCGCGCGATAACGGCGCTGGCGTACTTTTGGTATCTGCCGAACTCGATGAAATTCTCTCCCTCTCAGACCGCATCGCGGTTATGTCGGGTGGAAAGATCGTTGCGATCGTTGACTCCAAAGATGCAGATCGCAACTACATCGGCCGTCTCATGGCCGGTCTAAAGGAGTAA
- a CDS encoding amidohydrolase family protein, which translates to MDLLITNARYAVTSNGSDEILENISIGIKDGKIAYIGTDKPAATKSYDASGKLIAPGLINSHTHLGMSLLRGWAEGVNLQGFLERVWAAEGAIMDEATCELGTELGALEALLSGTTTTMDMYLNPASTHRAAVRVGLRHIAGPIFFDFPGLDGLQWEQRIERAHQWKAVLAEIGGPYIPTYLMPHSTYTDSPENLTQVAAIAKELGARIHLHVSETQAENDDVATRYGKTPTEVCRDTGILDVPTIFGHGVHLSDSDMVIAASKGASVGHCPGSNLKLGSGLARFNDLRKAGIKVGLGTDSCSSSNDLDMFSVMRMAAHVVALRQSPADVDLTSIVRAATIEAAHAVGLADRVGSIEIGKEADLIAIDLHAAHLTPVHDVNALLVFAAGRGDVTDVWVAGDQVVANRTSTKIDLTDLIKRVNHRVKALDPLR; encoded by the coding sequence ATGGATCTATTAATCACCAATGCGCGCTATGCGGTAACTTCCAACGGGAGCGATGAGATCTTAGAAAATATCTCGATCGGTATCAAAGACGGCAAGATTGCATATATCGGTACAGATAAACCTGCTGCAACTAAAAGTTATGATGCGTCGGGCAAGTTGATCGCACCAGGTTTAATCAATAGCCACACCCACTTAGGAATGTCGCTATTGCGCGGTTGGGCAGAGGGCGTAAACCTGCAAGGTTTTCTAGAACGCGTCTGGGCCGCTGAAGGTGCGATCATGGATGAGGCAACCTGCGAACTCGGTACCGAACTCGGCGCGCTAGAAGCTTTGTTATCAGGCACAACAACCACGATGGATATGTATTTAAATCCTGCCTCCACACATCGCGCTGCGGTGCGAGTTGGCCTGCGCCATATCGCAGGACCGATCTTCTTTGATTTCCCTGGCTTAGATGGTCTGCAATGGGAGCAACGTATCGAACGGGCGCATCAATGGAAGGCAGTCCTTGCTGAAATCGGCGGACCATATATTCCAACATATTTAATGCCGCATTCAACTTATACAGATTCACCTGAAAACTTAACGCAAGTAGCTGCGATCGCTAAAGAGCTCGGCGCACGTATTCACTTACATGTCTCGGAAACTCAAGCCGAGAATGACGATGTGGCAACGCGTTACGGCAAGACTCCTACCGAAGTTTGTCGCGATACTGGCATCTTGGATGTCCCAACAATCTTCGGCCATGGCGTGCATCTATCGGATTCCGATATGGTGATTGCCGCAAGTAAAGGCGCATCAGTTGGCCATTGCCCGGGCAGTAATTTAAAACTTGGCTCAGGCCTTGCGCGCTTTAATGACCTACGTAAAGCTGGCATCAAAGTTGGTCTTGGCACTGATTCTTGTTCTTCATCTAATGATTTAGATATGTTCTCAGTTATGCGTATGGCAGCCCACGTGGTTGCACTGCGCCAATCCCCTGCCGATGTTGATCTAACTTCTATTGTGCGCGCTGCAACTATCGAAGCAGCGCACGCGGTAGGACTAGCCGACCGCGTGGGAAGTATCGAGATCGGTAAAGAGGCAGATCTCATTGCCATTGATCTTCATGCCGCACATTTAACGCCAGTGCATGATGTCAACGCGCTCTTGGTCTTTGCAGCAGGCCGCGGCGATGTTACAGATGTCTGGGTTGCAGGTGATCAAGTAGTTGCTAACCGAACCAGCACCAAGATCGATCTAACAGATTTGATTAAGCGGGTAAATCATCGAGTAAAAGCGCTGGACCCACTTCGATGA